Proteins co-encoded in one Panulirus ornatus isolate Po-2019 chromosome 56, ASM3632096v1, whole genome shotgun sequence genomic window:
- the LOC139765889 gene encoding SET domain-containing protein SmydA-8-like gives MTAVETLSANMSSENCTNCVSEEKADLEGVAIFEKYMCHLLPHNVTWLASPPPWCTDLSLSNETLVSRTKKWAENLSWDTYLPELQSNDGVAPPVKVAVNDVFGRHLVATRSIVPGEVLIVEPPLILSLREKSPPYCSTCYKRAEDFTCPSCGFFLCSAECSTAEHQEECAVLQGLGLGEPTEGGERKREETLIRERLNTMPSEQRAEAQTLFQKAQKAAIQQKHLKILRYYIVVHAVRTLLAMSHSDLKRKIILSLQGNSDKESQRYRVNQKRIVDVLMNELHVATDSTLVHRICSVWDTNGFEVPLGWGTRVHGLYPFASLLTHDCRSNTQQWFTGAGDLVLRAVDHIPQGEVVTTCYTDPQWATMLRQDHLRLSKQFTCTCRRCCDPTELGTFMGSPLCPGCGGPVVSSAPLDPKADWICHSGCPHTATAKEVAGIGAEVGNGLRQLCPTDPAALTALADRLKARLHPTHHILLQLHVSTLRTIANKNLAELSDEEVSTLATIANLVMGVVRLLEAPLTRLTVRVAREDLRLQLEMLRRSRAAGHDTRATLQALSMQVGQCELALGWDTRMPSFLPVLQQYRAMMEAC, from the exons ATGACTGCTGTTGAAACGTTATCTGCCAACATGAGCTCAGAAAACTGTACGAACTGTGTCAGTGAGGAGAAGGCGGATTTAGAAGGCGTGGCAATATTCGAGAAGTACATGTGCCACCTCCTGCCTCATAATGTTACCTGGTTGGCGAGTCCCCCTCCCTGGTGTACAGACCTCAGCCTCTCCAATGAAACTTTGGTCAGCAGGACTAAGAAGTGGGCTGAAAACTTGTCATGGGACACGTACCTACCCGAGCTACAGAGTAATGACGGCGTGGCTCCTCCCGTGAAAGTGGCAGTGAACGACGTGTTCGGGCGGCACCTGGTAGCGACGCGGAGCATTGTTCCGGGCGAAGTGTTGATCGTAGAGCCGCCTCTTATCCTCTCCCTCAGAGAGAAATCTCCGCCTTACTGCTCTACCTGCTACAAACGAGCTGAGGACTTTACATGCCCTTCGTGTGGTTTCTTCTTGTGCAGCGCAGAGTGCTCAACAGCAGAGCATCAGGAGGAATGTGCAGTCTTGCAGGGCCTGGGTCTGGGAGAGCCAACTGAGggaggagaaaggaaaagagaagaaacacTTATTCGGGAACGGTTAAATACCATGCCCTCGGAACAGCGTGCTGAGGCGCAGACGCTCTTTCAGAAGGCACAGAAGGCTGCTATTCAGCAAAAACATCTCAAAATCTTGCGTTATTACATAGTAGTGCACGCCGTGCGAACGCTTCTGGCAATGAGTCATAGTGACCTGAAGAGGAAAATCATTTTGTCTCTACAGGGAAACAGTGATAAGGAATCTCAACGATACAGAGTTAACCAGAAGCGCATTGTTGATGTTTTAATGAATGAGTTACACGTTGCCACGGACTCAACGCTGGTCCACCGAATATGCTCCGTGTGGGACACAAATGGCTTTGAAGTGCCACTGGGATGGGGAACTCGTGTACACGGACTCTACCCCTTCGCCTCTCTTTTGACGCATGATTGTCGCTCCAACACCCAACAATGGTTCACCGGCGCGGGAGATCTGGTACTGAGGGCCGTGGACCACATCCCTCAAGGAGAGGTCGTCACCACCTGCTACACTGACCCACAGTGGGCCACTATGCTCCGTCAGGACCACCTGCGACTCTCCAAGCAGTTCACATGTACTTGCAGACGCTGCTGCGACCCGACAGAGCTTGGGACCTTCATGGGGTCTCCGTTGTGCCCGGGATGTGGCGGACCTGTAGTGTCGTCAGCACCCCTCGATCCCAAGGCTGACTGGATATGTCACTCTGGATGCCCTCATACTGCTACAGCCAAGGAG GTAGCGGGTATTGGGGCGGAAGTGGGAAATGGGCTGAGGCAGCTGTGTCCAACTGACCCGGCCGCCCTCACCGCCCTTGCCGACCGACTGAAGGCTCGCttgcaccccacccaccacatcctcctccagctCCACGTCTCCACCCTCAGGACCATCGCCAACAAAAACCTTGCTG AGTTGAGCGACGAGGAGGTGTCGACGTTGGCCACCATCGCCAacctggtgatgggtgtggtgaggtTACTGGAAGCTCCACTGACTAGGCTAACAG TGCGGGTGGCAAGGGAGGACTTGCGGCTGCAGCTGGAGATGCTAAGGCGGAGCCGGGCTGCTGGACACGACACTAGGGCTACGCTGCAG GCTCTCTCGATGCAAGTAGGACAATGTGAGCTGGCCTTAGGCTGGGATACTAGGATGCCCTCCTTCCTGCCTGTCCTCCAACAGTACCGGGCCATGATGGAGGCTTGCTGA
- the LOC139765890 gene encoding rRNA N(6)-adenosine-methyltransferase ZCCHC4 isoform X3, producing the protein MANPGKLGVDVIINNISENPCCIHGPTILFERFHGNGQSRQFYACSACRDRRDCSFFHWADQKIANGKKDLWTKLIKESRQGKSHEAEYKRLEAIKALPASERSYCTSCSVLLGGTEKSSHTSCALIFPITNKQLSHPSTFLPPKESSKLEAQYLFTSNSVDVIIGMLQNLQASRVLCIGAPRIHEAITDTPQLNMVSLLMDIDDRYVFFQQCSFFSPESCLRYNMFNHHFFDEEKAKNTYKQFITENENLVIVADPPFGGRMELLANDLNKIQNDWRIARGLESETELPVLFIFPYFMEPQVIANLPSYTMLDYQVDYDNHPLYSSGPKSMKNGSAVRVFVNQPRSLFPLPESEGYHFCKLCDRWVSISNKHCEKCNGCMSKPQDHKCEVQAGQKLRCHVCGCSGHKRRDCPKRKVSDTTFSEEPKKKKKKKKNKSSYPQSLEEERERNMNIFS; encoded by the exons ATGGCAAACCCTGGGAAGCTCGGAGTTGATGTGATAATTAATAATATAAGCGAAAACCCTTGCTGCATTCACG GCCCCACCATATTGTTTGAGAGGTTTCATGGTAATGGACAGAGTCGACAGTTTTATGCATGTTCTGCATGCAGAGACCGGCGTGATTGTTCCTTTTTCCACTGGGCTGATCAGAAGATAGCTAATGGTAAGAAAGATCTGTGGACCAAACTGATTAAGGAATCAAGACAAGGAAAGTCTCATGAAGCTGAATATAAAAG ATTGGAAGCTATAAAAGCTCTACCAGCCTCTGAAAGAAGTTACTGTACATCATGTTCGGTTCTGCTAGGTGGCACTGAAAAATCTAGTCATACTTCATGTGCACTGATCTTTCCTATTACTAACAAGCAGTTAAGCCATCCATCAACT TTTCTGCCACCAAAAGAGAGTTCAAAACTTGAGGCCCAATATTTGTTTACATCAAATAGTGTGGATGTCATCATAGGTATGCTGCAAAATTTACAAGCTTCAAGAGTTTTATGTATTGGTGCCCCTCGTATCCATGAAGCTATTACAGACACCCCACAACTGAACATGGTTTCACTGTTGATGGATATTGATGACAGATAT GTCTTTTTTCAACAGTGTTCATTCTTCTCACCTGAGAGCTGTCTCCGGTACAACATGTTTAACCATCACTTTTTTGATGAGGAAAAGGCAAAGAACACATACAAACAGTTCATCactgaaaatgaaa ATTTGGTGATAGTGGCAGACCCACCAtttggtgggaggatggagttaCTTGCAAATGATCTAAACAAGATCCAGAATGACTGGAGAATAGCCAGGGGCTTAGAATCTGAGACAGAACTACCAG TGCTCTTCATTTTTCCATATTTCATGGAACCACAAGTCATTGCAAACTTGCCCAGTTACACAATGCTTGACTATCAAGTAGACTATGACAATCACCCACTGTATTCATCAG GGCCAAAGAGCATGAAAAACGGCTCTGCTGTAAGAGTGTTTGTTAACCAACCACGGTCATTGTTTCCACTACCAGAAAGTGAAGGTTACCATTTTTGTAAACTGTGTGATCGTTGGGTTAGCATCAGTAACAAACACTGTGAGAAGTGTAATGGCTGTATGTCTAAG CCACAAGATCACAAGTGTGAGGTACAAGCTGGTCAGAAGTTGAGATGTCATGTATGTGGATGCTCAGGACATAAGCGCAGAGATTGTCCCAAACGAAAA GTCAGTGATACCACATTTAGTGAGGaaccaaagaagaagaagaagaagaagaaaaataagagcaGTTATCCACAAAGTCTTGAAGAAgaacgagagagaaatatgaatatattttcctag
- the LOC139765890 gene encoding rRNA N(6)-adenosine-methyltransferase ZCCHC4 isoform X5, producing MANPGKLGVDVIINNISENPCCIHGPTILFERFHGNGQSRQFYACSACRDRRDCSFFHWADQKIANGKKDLWTKLIKESRQGKSHEAEYKRLEAIKALPASERSYCTSCSVLLGGTEKSSHTSCALIFPITNKQLSHPSTFLPPKESSKLEAQYLFTSNSVDVIIGMLQNLQASRVLCIGAPRIHEAITDTPQLNMVSLLMDIDDRYCSFFSPESCLRYNMFNHHFFDEEKAKNTYKQFITENEMLFIFPYFMEPQVIANLPSYTMLDYQVDYDNHPLYSSGPKSMKNGSAVRVFVNQPRSLFPLPESEGYHFCKLCDRWVSISNKHCEKCNGCMSKDGRMYRHCDLCKKCNKPSWIHCSKCFRCQPQDHKCEVQAGQKLRCHVCGCSGHKRRDCPKRKVSDTTFSEEPKKKKKKKKNKSSYPQSLEEERERNMNIFS from the exons ATGGCAAACCCTGGGAAGCTCGGAGTTGATGTGATAATTAATAATATAAGCGAAAACCCTTGCTGCATTCACG GCCCCACCATATTGTTTGAGAGGTTTCATGGTAATGGACAGAGTCGACAGTTTTATGCATGTTCTGCATGCAGAGACCGGCGTGATTGTTCCTTTTTCCACTGGGCTGATCAGAAGATAGCTAATGGTAAGAAAGATCTGTGGACCAAACTGATTAAGGAATCAAGACAAGGAAAGTCTCATGAAGCTGAATATAAAAG ATTGGAAGCTATAAAAGCTCTACCAGCCTCTGAAAGAAGTTACTGTACATCATGTTCGGTTCTGCTAGGTGGCACTGAAAAATCTAGTCATACTTCATGTGCACTGATCTTTCCTATTACTAACAAGCAGTTAAGCCATCCATCAACT TTTCTGCCACCAAAAGAGAGTTCAAAACTTGAGGCCCAATATTTGTTTACATCAAATAGTGTGGATGTCATCATAGGTATGCTGCAAAATTTACAAGCTTCAAGAGTTTTATGTATTGGTGCCCCTCGTATCCATGAAGCTATTACAGACACCCCACAACTGAACATGGTTTCACTGTTGATGGATATTGATGACAGATAT TGTTCATTCTTCTCACCTGAGAGCTGTCTCCGGTACAACATGTTTAACCATCACTTTTTTGATGAGGAAAAGGCAAAGAACACATACAAACAGTTCATCactgaaaatgaaa TGCTCTTCATTTTTCCATATTTCATGGAACCACAAGTCATTGCAAACTTGCCCAGTTACACAATGCTTGACTATCAAGTAGACTATGACAATCACCCACTGTATTCATCAG GGCCAAAGAGCATGAAAAACGGCTCTGCTGTAAGAGTGTTTGTTAACCAACCACGGTCATTGTTTCCACTACCAGAAAGTGAAGGTTACCATTTTTGTAAACTGTGTGATCGTTGGGTTAGCATCAGTAACAAACACTGTGAGAAGTGTAATGGCTGTATGTCTAAG GATGGAAGAATGTACAGACACTGTGATTTGTGTAAGAAATGCAATAAACCATCATGGATTCATTGCTCAAAATGCTTTCGTTGTCAGCCACAAGATCACAAGTGTGAGGTACAAGCTGGTCAGAAGTTGAGATGTCATGTATGTGGATGCTCAGGACATAAGCGCAGAGATTGTCCCAAACGAAAA GTCAGTGATACCACATTTAGTGAGGaaccaaagaagaagaagaagaagaagaaaaataagagcaGTTATCCACAAAGTCTTGAAGAAgaacgagagagaaatatgaatatattttcctag
- the LOC139765890 gene encoding rRNA N(6)-adenosine-methyltransferase ZCCHC4 isoform X2, translating into MANPGKLGVDVIINNISENPCCIHGPTILFERFHGNGQSRQFYACSACRDRRDCSFFHWADQKIANGKKDLWTKLIKESRQGKSHEAEYKRLEAIKALPASERSYCTSCSVLLGGTEKSSHTSCALIFPITNKQLSHPSTFLPPKESSKLEAQYLFTSNSVDVIIGMLQNLQASRVLCIGAPRIHEAITDTPQLNMVSLLMDIDDRYCSFFSPESCLRYNMFNHHFFDEEKAKNTYKQFITENENLVIVADPPFGGRMELLANDLNKIQNDWRIARGLESETELPVLFIFPYFMEPQVIANLPSYTMLDYQVDYDNHPLYSSGPKSMKNGSAVRVFVNQPRSLFPLPESEGYHFCKLCDRWVSISNKHCEKCNGCMSKDGRMYRHCDLCKKCNKPSWIHCSKCFRCQPQDHKCEVQAGQKLRCHVCGCSGHKRRDCPKRKVSDTTFSEEPKKKKKKKKNKSSYPQSLEEERERNMNIFS; encoded by the exons ATGGCAAACCCTGGGAAGCTCGGAGTTGATGTGATAATTAATAATATAAGCGAAAACCCTTGCTGCATTCACG GCCCCACCATATTGTTTGAGAGGTTTCATGGTAATGGACAGAGTCGACAGTTTTATGCATGTTCTGCATGCAGAGACCGGCGTGATTGTTCCTTTTTCCACTGGGCTGATCAGAAGATAGCTAATGGTAAGAAAGATCTGTGGACCAAACTGATTAAGGAATCAAGACAAGGAAAGTCTCATGAAGCTGAATATAAAAG ATTGGAAGCTATAAAAGCTCTACCAGCCTCTGAAAGAAGTTACTGTACATCATGTTCGGTTCTGCTAGGTGGCACTGAAAAATCTAGTCATACTTCATGTGCACTGATCTTTCCTATTACTAACAAGCAGTTAAGCCATCCATCAACT TTTCTGCCACCAAAAGAGAGTTCAAAACTTGAGGCCCAATATTTGTTTACATCAAATAGTGTGGATGTCATCATAGGTATGCTGCAAAATTTACAAGCTTCAAGAGTTTTATGTATTGGTGCCCCTCGTATCCATGAAGCTATTACAGACACCCCACAACTGAACATGGTTTCACTGTTGATGGATATTGATGACAGATAT TGTTCATTCTTCTCACCTGAGAGCTGTCTCCGGTACAACATGTTTAACCATCACTTTTTTGATGAGGAAAAGGCAAAGAACACATACAAACAGTTCATCactgaaaatgaaa ATTTGGTGATAGTGGCAGACCCACCAtttggtgggaggatggagttaCTTGCAAATGATCTAAACAAGATCCAGAATGACTGGAGAATAGCCAGGGGCTTAGAATCTGAGACAGAACTACCAG TGCTCTTCATTTTTCCATATTTCATGGAACCACAAGTCATTGCAAACTTGCCCAGTTACACAATGCTTGACTATCAAGTAGACTATGACAATCACCCACTGTATTCATCAG GGCCAAAGAGCATGAAAAACGGCTCTGCTGTAAGAGTGTTTGTTAACCAACCACGGTCATTGTTTCCACTACCAGAAAGTGAAGGTTACCATTTTTGTAAACTGTGTGATCGTTGGGTTAGCATCAGTAACAAACACTGTGAGAAGTGTAATGGCTGTATGTCTAAG GATGGAAGAATGTACAGACACTGTGATTTGTGTAAGAAATGCAATAAACCATCATGGATTCATTGCTCAAAATGCTTTCGTTGTCAGCCACAAGATCACAAGTGTGAGGTACAAGCTGGTCAGAAGTTGAGATGTCATGTATGTGGATGCTCAGGACATAAGCGCAGAGATTGTCCCAAACGAAAA GTCAGTGATACCACATTTAGTGAGGaaccaaagaagaagaagaagaagaagaaaaataagagcaGTTATCCACAAAGTCTTGAAGAAgaacgagagagaaatatgaatatattttcctag
- the LOC139765890 gene encoding rRNA N(6)-adenosine-methyltransferase ZCCHC4 isoform X4 codes for MANPGKLGVDVIINNISENPCCIHGPTILFERFHGNGQSRQFYACSACRDRRDCSFFHWADQKIANGKKDLWTKLIKESRQGKSHEAEYKRLEAIKALPASERSYCTSCSVLLGGTEKSSHTSCALIFPITNKQLSHPSTFLPPKESSKLEAQYLFTSNSVDVIIGMLQNLQASRVLCIGAPRIHEAITDTPQLNMVSLLMDIDDRYVFFQQCSFFSPESCLRYNMFNHHFFDEEKAKNTYKQFITENEMLFIFPYFMEPQVIANLPSYTMLDYQVDYDNHPLYSSGPKSMKNGSAVRVFVNQPRSLFPLPESEGYHFCKLCDRWVSISNKHCEKCNGCMSKDGRMYRHCDLCKKCNKPSWIHCSKCFRCQPQDHKCEVQAGQKLRCHVCGCSGHKRRDCPKRKVSDTTFSEEPKKKKKKKKNKSSYPQSLEEERERNMNIFS; via the exons ATGGCAAACCCTGGGAAGCTCGGAGTTGATGTGATAATTAATAATATAAGCGAAAACCCTTGCTGCATTCACG GCCCCACCATATTGTTTGAGAGGTTTCATGGTAATGGACAGAGTCGACAGTTTTATGCATGTTCTGCATGCAGAGACCGGCGTGATTGTTCCTTTTTCCACTGGGCTGATCAGAAGATAGCTAATGGTAAGAAAGATCTGTGGACCAAACTGATTAAGGAATCAAGACAAGGAAAGTCTCATGAAGCTGAATATAAAAG ATTGGAAGCTATAAAAGCTCTACCAGCCTCTGAAAGAAGTTACTGTACATCATGTTCGGTTCTGCTAGGTGGCACTGAAAAATCTAGTCATACTTCATGTGCACTGATCTTTCCTATTACTAACAAGCAGTTAAGCCATCCATCAACT TTTCTGCCACCAAAAGAGAGTTCAAAACTTGAGGCCCAATATTTGTTTACATCAAATAGTGTGGATGTCATCATAGGTATGCTGCAAAATTTACAAGCTTCAAGAGTTTTATGTATTGGTGCCCCTCGTATCCATGAAGCTATTACAGACACCCCACAACTGAACATGGTTTCACTGTTGATGGATATTGATGACAGATAT GTCTTTTTTCAACAGTGTTCATTCTTCTCACCTGAGAGCTGTCTCCGGTACAACATGTTTAACCATCACTTTTTTGATGAGGAAAAGGCAAAGAACACATACAAACAGTTCATCactgaaaatgaaa TGCTCTTCATTTTTCCATATTTCATGGAACCACAAGTCATTGCAAACTTGCCCAGTTACACAATGCTTGACTATCAAGTAGACTATGACAATCACCCACTGTATTCATCAG GGCCAAAGAGCATGAAAAACGGCTCTGCTGTAAGAGTGTTTGTTAACCAACCACGGTCATTGTTTCCACTACCAGAAAGTGAAGGTTACCATTTTTGTAAACTGTGTGATCGTTGGGTTAGCATCAGTAACAAACACTGTGAGAAGTGTAATGGCTGTATGTCTAAG GATGGAAGAATGTACAGACACTGTGATTTGTGTAAGAAATGCAATAAACCATCATGGATTCATTGCTCAAAATGCTTTCGTTGTCAGCCACAAGATCACAAGTGTGAGGTACAAGCTGGTCAGAAGTTGAGATGTCATGTATGTGGATGCTCAGGACATAAGCGCAGAGATTGTCCCAAACGAAAA GTCAGTGATACCACATTTAGTGAGGaaccaaagaagaagaagaagaagaagaaaaataagagcaGTTATCCACAAAGTCTTGAAGAAgaacgagagagaaatatgaatatattttcctag
- the LOC139765890 gene encoding rRNA N(6)-adenosine-methyltransferase ZCCHC4 isoform X1, whose translation MANPGKLGVDVIINNISENPCCIHGPTILFERFHGNGQSRQFYACSACRDRRDCSFFHWADQKIANGKKDLWTKLIKESRQGKSHEAEYKRLEAIKALPASERSYCTSCSVLLGGTEKSSHTSCALIFPITNKQLSHPSTFLPPKESSKLEAQYLFTSNSVDVIIGMLQNLQASRVLCIGAPRIHEAITDTPQLNMVSLLMDIDDRYVFFQQCSFFSPESCLRYNMFNHHFFDEEKAKNTYKQFITENENLVIVADPPFGGRMELLANDLNKIQNDWRIARGLESETELPVLFIFPYFMEPQVIANLPSYTMLDYQVDYDNHPLYSSGPKSMKNGSAVRVFVNQPRSLFPLPESEGYHFCKLCDRWVSISNKHCEKCNGCMSKDGRMYRHCDLCKKCNKPSWIHCSKCFRCQPQDHKCEVQAGQKLRCHVCGCSGHKRRDCPKRKVSDTTFSEEPKKKKKKKKNKSSYPQSLEEERERNMNIFS comes from the exons ATGGCAAACCCTGGGAAGCTCGGAGTTGATGTGATAATTAATAATATAAGCGAAAACCCTTGCTGCATTCACG GCCCCACCATATTGTTTGAGAGGTTTCATGGTAATGGACAGAGTCGACAGTTTTATGCATGTTCTGCATGCAGAGACCGGCGTGATTGTTCCTTTTTCCACTGGGCTGATCAGAAGATAGCTAATGGTAAGAAAGATCTGTGGACCAAACTGATTAAGGAATCAAGACAAGGAAAGTCTCATGAAGCTGAATATAAAAG ATTGGAAGCTATAAAAGCTCTACCAGCCTCTGAAAGAAGTTACTGTACATCATGTTCGGTTCTGCTAGGTGGCACTGAAAAATCTAGTCATACTTCATGTGCACTGATCTTTCCTATTACTAACAAGCAGTTAAGCCATCCATCAACT TTTCTGCCACCAAAAGAGAGTTCAAAACTTGAGGCCCAATATTTGTTTACATCAAATAGTGTGGATGTCATCATAGGTATGCTGCAAAATTTACAAGCTTCAAGAGTTTTATGTATTGGTGCCCCTCGTATCCATGAAGCTATTACAGACACCCCACAACTGAACATGGTTTCACTGTTGATGGATATTGATGACAGATAT GTCTTTTTTCAACAGTGTTCATTCTTCTCACCTGAGAGCTGTCTCCGGTACAACATGTTTAACCATCACTTTTTTGATGAGGAAAAGGCAAAGAACACATACAAACAGTTCATCactgaaaatgaaa ATTTGGTGATAGTGGCAGACCCACCAtttggtgggaggatggagttaCTTGCAAATGATCTAAACAAGATCCAGAATGACTGGAGAATAGCCAGGGGCTTAGAATCTGAGACAGAACTACCAG TGCTCTTCATTTTTCCATATTTCATGGAACCACAAGTCATTGCAAACTTGCCCAGTTACACAATGCTTGACTATCAAGTAGACTATGACAATCACCCACTGTATTCATCAG GGCCAAAGAGCATGAAAAACGGCTCTGCTGTAAGAGTGTTTGTTAACCAACCACGGTCATTGTTTCCACTACCAGAAAGTGAAGGTTACCATTTTTGTAAACTGTGTGATCGTTGGGTTAGCATCAGTAACAAACACTGTGAGAAGTGTAATGGCTGTATGTCTAAG GATGGAAGAATGTACAGACACTGTGATTTGTGTAAGAAATGCAATAAACCATCATGGATTCATTGCTCAAAATGCTTTCGTTGTCAGCCACAAGATCACAAGTGTGAGGTACAAGCTGGTCAGAAGTTGAGATGTCATGTATGTGGATGCTCAGGACATAAGCGCAGAGATTGTCCCAAACGAAAA GTCAGTGATACCACATTTAGTGAGGaaccaaagaagaagaagaagaagaagaaaaataagagcaGTTATCCACAAAGTCTTGAAGAAgaacgagagagaaatatgaatatattttcctag